A single region of the Thioalkalivibrio nitratireducens DSM 14787 genome encodes:
- a CDS encoding sigma-54-dependent transcriptional regulator has translation MSIKHVLVVDDEPDICELLEITLQRMGIDTTTTTRMTRTIELLEERRFDLCLTDMRMPDGDGLELVRLIQDRYPELPVAIITAHGSIDTAVQALKLGAFDFVTKPVDLNLLRRLIDSALRLGAGGAPESAQGSGEGAPTTNPLLGRSPAMVQLRNRVARLARSQAPVIILGESGSGKELVAREIHRLGPRAGGPFVPVNCGAIPAELMESEFFGHQKGAFTGAVRTRVGLFREAHGGTLLLDEVAELPLPLQVKLLRALQERAIKPVGASREEPVDVRILSATHRDLAADVAEGRFRQDLYYRLNVVELRVPPLRERHEDLEELARHILARIAGEWGIPGLSLSEDALARLRQHPFPGNVRELENILERAAVMVDGRVIDSSALDFPNCSRAGTGSGGNPATVMEGQVALDDHLAEQERRALEAALAQTAGNRTAAARVLGLSFRQMRYRLKKLGID, from the coding sequence ATGAGCATCAAGCATGTGCTGGTGGTGGATGACGAACCCGATATCTGCGAACTGCTGGAGATCACTCTGCAGCGCATGGGCATCGATACCACCACCACGACGCGCATGACCCGGACGATCGAACTGCTGGAAGAGCGCCGGTTCGACCTCTGCCTGACCGACATGCGCATGCCCGATGGCGATGGGCTGGAGCTGGTGCGGCTGATCCAGGATCGATACCCTGAACTGCCCGTCGCGATCATCACCGCCCACGGGAGCATCGACACCGCGGTGCAGGCACTGAAACTGGGGGCCTTCGACTTTGTCACCAAGCCGGTCGATCTGAACCTGCTGCGCAGACTCATCGACAGCGCGTTGCGGCTGGGAGCGGGTGGCGCACCGGAGTCCGCCCAGGGATCGGGCGAAGGAGCACCGACCACCAACCCGCTGCTCGGGCGTTCGCCAGCGATGGTACAGCTGCGCAACCGGGTGGCACGCCTGGCCCGCAGCCAGGCACCGGTGATCATCCTGGGAGAGTCCGGGTCCGGTAAGGAACTGGTGGCCCGCGAGATCCACCGCCTGGGGCCGCGGGCCGGCGGGCCGTTCGTCCCGGTCAACTGCGGTGCGATCCCGGCCGAGCTGATGGAGAGTGAGTTCTTTGGCCATCAGAAAGGCGCGTTCACCGGCGCGGTGCGGACCCGGGTCGGCCTGTTCCGCGAAGCGCACGGCGGCACCCTGTTGCTCGACGAGGTGGCCGAACTCCCGCTTCCGCTGCAGGTAAAGCTGCTGCGTGCCCTGCAGGAACGGGCGATCAAGCCAGTGGGCGCATCGCGTGAAGAGCCGGTCGACGTGCGCATCCTGTCGGCGACCCATCGCGACCTTGCCGCGGATGTCGCGGAAGGACGTTTCCGACAGGATCTGTATTACCGGCTCAACGTGGTGGAGCTGCGGGTTCCGCCACTGCGTGAACGCCACGAGGATCTCGAGGAACTGGCGCGGCACATTCTCGCGCGCATCGCCGGGGAGTGGGGGATTCCAGGTCTGTCGCTGTCCGAGGATGCGCTGGCACGGCTCAGGCAGCATCCGTTTCCGGGCAACGTACGCGAGCTGGAGAACATACTGGAGCGCGCCGCGGTCATGGTGGACGGGCGGGTCATCGACAGCAGCGCGCTCGATTTTCCGAACTGTTCCAGGGCTGGAACCGGGTCCGGCGGCAACCCCGCCACGGTCATGGAGGGCCAGGTCGCGCTGGACGACCACCTGGCCGAGCAGGAACGCCGCGCGCTGGAGGCTGCGCTGGCGCAGACCGCGGGCAACCGCACCGCGGCCGCCCGCGTGCTGGGTCTGAGCTTTCGGCAGATGCGCTATCGGCTGAAGAAGCTGGGCATCGACTGA